A DNA window from Paenibacillus sp. HWE-109 contains the following coding sequences:
- a CDS encoding ATP-binding protein, which translates to MLNFPHNSKIANCSSLNLAILTLLARIAPCSSLSARGWILLDKIFDRFYSANQSRSREHRDYGLGLAIAKSIVEQRKGKIYAKSVLNESTSLYVQLP; encoded by the coding sequence GTGCTGAATTTCCCTCACAATAGCAAAATAGCGAACTGTAGTTCCCTCAACCTCGCTATATTGACACTTTTGGCTAGAATAGCGCCCTGTAGTTCCCTCTCCGCGCGAGGCTGGATTCTTCTTGATAAAATTTTTGATCGCTTCTACAGCGCGAATCAATCCCGCTCCCGCGAGCATCGCGACTACGGTCTGGGACTCGCTATCGCCAAGTCCATTGTCGAGCAGCGTAAGGGTAAAATTTATGCGAAGAGCGTGCTGAATGAGAGCACCTCGCTCTATGTTCAGCTCCCTTAA
- a CDS encoding helix-turn-helix transcriptional regulator codes for MFNLVKHWFWYDWMVFLIRIAFFFSILVTVGYVSEFLTIPFWITLLWGIIAFSAPWFCLQLHYKYYLIAELVLTGGYCLYLASLFPDSYLVFLAPAFMIASNSAQKSYWWSGPITIILIPYLLANLTHQESTLSMILNFGLIYTVGFAFHLLVVNHRQNGIIKDQYAVLEQYISQMEQMTLVEERNRLSKDLHDTMGHAFTSIIMGLETLHSEVTVTDGEQKVEALLQVTRNSLEEVRQYLHQVDSPEDRSTLIQSLQKLVDDFQKFSKVKVRIRTFGEAYAVSKQAKMTLYRCLQESLTNAVRHGQASDIEIKLQYEEKQIRLEVQDNGLGTENLQAGFGVNAMKERAANLQGQVNLYAKPGEGTLVTCHLPRIVEFQAGTVQLLLVDDQPYIRDSLQIILEREQDFEIVGQAQDGDAAITLCEQMRPHVVLMDLNMPGMNGAEATKQIKMKWPEIRVLILTTFQETDRAVEALRNGADGYLLKSTEPQELFETIRLVHRGVKMITPDITNVLIDNYDLPPYAVAPAEKPNEYGLTPREIEILECLSKGLRYKSIAAKLYLSDGTVRNYASTIYAKLGVSNREEALQKAYGSRQ; via the coding sequence GTGTTTAACCTGGTCAAACATTGGTTTTGGTACGATTGGATGGTTTTTCTGATTCGCATAGCCTTCTTTTTTTCAATATTAGTTACTGTGGGATATGTATCTGAGTTTCTAACAATTCCGTTCTGGATTACGCTGTTATGGGGAATCATCGCATTCTCCGCTCCGTGGTTCTGTTTGCAACTGCATTACAAGTATTATCTGATTGCTGAGTTGGTTCTTACCGGGGGATATTGTTTGTATTTGGCATCGTTATTCCCTGATTCATATTTGGTTTTCTTGGCGCCCGCATTCATGATCGCCAGCAACAGTGCGCAAAAGTCATATTGGTGGTCAGGTCCTATTACGATCATTTTGATTCCATATTTGTTAGCCAACCTTACACATCAAGAATCAACGTTAAGTATGATCCTGAATTTCGGACTGATTTACACGGTGGGGTTTGCCTTTCATTTGCTAGTGGTGAACCATCGGCAGAATGGCATTATTAAAGACCAATATGCGGTGTTGGAGCAGTATATCTCGCAAATGGAGCAGATGACGCTCGTCGAGGAACGAAATCGGCTGTCCAAAGATTTGCACGATACGATGGGCCATGCGTTCACCTCCATCATCATGGGGTTGGAGACGCTGCACTCTGAAGTGACTGTCACGGATGGGGAGCAAAAAGTGGAAGCCTTGTTGCAGGTTACACGCAATAGCTTGGAAGAGGTTCGTCAATACTTGCATCAAGTTGACTCTCCAGAAGATAGATCGACCCTTATTCAGTCGCTGCAGAAACTAGTCGATGACTTTCAGAAGTTCTCCAAGGTGAAGGTTCGCATCCGAACGTTCGGGGAGGCGTATGCGGTATCCAAGCAGGCCAAGATGACCTTATACAGGTGCTTGCAGGAGTCTTTAACCAATGCGGTACGTCATGGGCAGGCTAGTGATATCGAGATCAAGCTGCAGTATGAGGAGAAACAGATCAGGTTGGAAGTGCAGGATAATGGGTTAGGTACGGAGAACTTGCAAGCAGGTTTTGGAGTGAATGCTATGAAAGAGCGTGCTGCTAATTTGCAAGGACAGGTTAATTTGTATGCCAAACCTGGAGAAGGGACGTTGGTAACGTGCCATTTGCCAAGAATCGTCGAATTTCAAGCGGGAACTGTTCAATTATTGCTGGTTGATGACCAGCCTTACATCCGAGATAGTCTTCAAATTATTTTGGAGAGAGAACAAGATTTTGAAATTGTAGGCCAGGCACAGGATGGCGATGCTGCCATAACTTTGTGTGAGCAAATGAGACCTCATGTGGTGCTGATGGACTTGAATATGCCTGGTATGAATGGCGCGGAGGCAACCAAACAGATTAAGATGAAGTGGCCGGAAATACGTGTGTTAATCTTGACTACGTTCCAAGAAACAGACAGGGCGGTTGAGGCGCTGCGCAACGGAGCGGATGGCTATTTGCTGAAATCGACCGAACCGCAGGAGTTGTTTGAGACGATACGTCTCGTTCACCGCGGGGTCAAAATGATTACACCTGATATTACAAATGTATTGATTGATAACTATGATTTGCCTCCATATGCCGTGGCGCCGGCTGAGAAGCCCAACGAGTATGGGTTAACTCCGCGGGAAATCGAAATTTTGGAATGCCTTTCGAAGGGGCTGCGCTATAAATCAATCGCGGCCAAGCTGTATTTGTCCGACGGTACAGTGCGGAATTACGCTTCTACGATTTATGCCAAGCTGGGTGTCAGCAACCGTGAAGAAGCACTGCAGAAAGCATACGGATCTCGGCAATAA
- a CDS encoding sensor domain-containing diguanylate cyclase, whose protein sequence is MNLTEALIPIFTYLLPILFFLYMGLDVLLRNTKSSEHRLVSVMIGLYFLLFLEEFIRYQLPIAYSGVLAAKWFGSVGILIPGIGVHVLSKFARLDRRMPKYIYPYVFYIPVIVVLINLFSKERIISTALFNQVGVWKMPILDKPYFITITVSLVVSALFLLMIARGKSNASTVERKAIYNVLSRGASLVLIWTALTGYLDFGDALPPYPYIYAGLIWCFALRLAMIKFDFLNFIDKKYEKLFNLNPAAILLLDQHGRMKEVNPSAKQLFQLMKLKHVTFYDLVGEAAKDHIQSRKAISDFETTICTEEKRIDVLIDGDYVWVDNEPHVILIIRDITAQKENQQVITFMAYHDPLTLLPNRRFFYEKLEEAIQDARVRQQQLALIIVDLDLFKETNDTYGHKVGDEILQHAARLINESAAQQGVAARFGGDEFVFFLNEISSVEFVRDKLNQLQQTFIQDVFMHEGAAIPIGLSLGVSFFPSDGDDVDTLLNSADKAMYEVKRKGRTTGRT, encoded by the coding sequence ATGAACTTAACAGAAGCGCTAATCCCAATTTTCACCTACCTGCTGCCAATCCTTTTCTTCTTATATATGGGGTTGGATGTGCTGCTGCGCAATACGAAGAGCTCTGAGCATCGATTGGTAAGCGTCATGATCGGCCTTTATTTCCTCCTGTTTCTGGAAGAATTCATTCGGTATCAGCTTCCTATCGCATATAGTGGTGTGCTTGCAGCGAAGTGGTTTGGGAGTGTAGGCATCCTTATACCGGGTATCGGTGTTCATGTTTTATCTAAGTTTGCCAGACTCGATAGACGGATGCCGAAATATATTTATCCGTATGTTTTCTATATACCGGTTATTGTCGTATTAATTAACTTGTTCAGTAAGGAACGAATTATTTCTACAGCACTTTTCAATCAAGTAGGTGTTTGGAAAATGCCTATCTTGGATAAGCCGTATTTTATTACTATAACCGTCAGTCTGGTCGTCAGTGCTTTGTTCCTGCTTATGATCGCCAGGGGCAAATCGAATGCAAGTACAGTGGAGCGCAAAGCTATCTATAATGTGCTAAGCAGGGGCGCAAGTCTTGTTCTTATCTGGACGGCTCTAACCGGTTACTTGGATTTTGGTGACGCCCTTCCACCTTATCCCTATATTTATGCAGGCCTGATCTGGTGCTTTGCGCTGAGACTTGCTATGATCAAATTCGATTTTCTTAACTTTATCGATAAGAAGTATGAGAAACTATTCAATTTGAACCCCGCGGCTATTCTGCTGCTTGATCAGCATGGGCGGATGAAGGAAGTCAATCCTAGCGCGAAGCAGTTATTTCAACTTATGAAGTTGAAGCATGTTACTTTTTACGATTTAGTCGGAGAAGCAGCGAAAGATCATATACAAAGCAGGAAAGCTATTAGTGATTTCGAGACGACCATCTGCACGGAGGAGAAGCGAATCGATGTGCTTATAGATGGAGATTATGTGTGGGTGGATAACGAGCCCCATGTTATTTTAATTATTCGCGACATTACAGCACAGAAGGAAAACCAGCAAGTGATTACGTTCATGGCCTACCATGATCCTCTCACTCTTTTGCCAAACCGCAGATTCTTCTACGAAAAATTGGAGGAAGCGATTCAAGATGCAAGAGTGCGTCAGCAGCAACTGGCTCTGATCATTGTCGATCTGGATCTTTTTAAAGAGACGAACGATACATATGGTCATAAGGTCGGCGATGAGATCTTGCAGCACGCGGCCCGATTAATCAATGAATCTGCTGCCCAGCAAGGGGTTGCGGCTAGATTTGGCGGGGACGAGTTTGTCTTCTTTCTAAACGAAATTTCCTCGGTTGAGTTTGTAAGAGATAAGCTGAACCAACTGCAGCAAACGTTTATTCAGGATGTCTTCATGCACGAGGGAGCAGCGATTCCGATCGGCCTGAGTCTAGGGGTTAGCTTTTTTCCAAGTGATGGCGATGACGTGGATACGTTGCTGAATAGTGCGGACAAGGCGATGTATGAGGTGAAACGGAAGGGTAGGACCACAGGGAGAACCTAA
- a CDS encoding VOC family protein, whose translation MSIKGLAHVAIQAKDYNATIAFYTEVLGFKIGHSWSLPAFHIKEASMLVSPDRRTCIEVFDNEAVIPAQGKKASSEDEIAHGALLHLAFYVDNVDDIYQKALAHGAKAFIEPSRLSLGVPPLEVKNALVHSPNGEVIEFIKDVDFDLSTTNSYK comes from the coding sequence ATGAGTATCAAAGGCCTTGCCCATGTAGCCATTCAAGCCAAAGATTATAACGCAACTATTGCTTTCTATACTGAAGTTTTAGGATTCAAAATAGGCCATTCTTGGAGTCTGCCTGCTTTTCATATCAAAGAAGCTTCCATGCTGGTTTCCCCTGACCGAAGAACATGCATCGAGGTTTTTGACAATGAAGCGGTCATCCCCGCGCAAGGCAAGAAAGCGTCATCCGAAGATGAAATCGCTCATGGAGCGCTGCTGCATCTCGCCTTCTATGTGGATAATGTCGATGACATATACCAAAAAGCTCTTGCTCATGGAGCAAAAGCTTTTATTGAACCAAGTCGGCTTTCTCTCGGCGTGCCACCGCTTGAAGTAAAGAATGCCCTTGTGCATAGTCCCAATGGAGAGGTTATTGAGTTTATTAAGGATGTTGATTTTGATCTTTCTACTACGAACTCCTACAAATGA
- a CDS encoding YkoP family protein, with amino-acid sequence MSTSSLMKISLQSLWIVWEHIFDILTRFRSKSVQKYGICKLLVRQHQGKSMICQDGHRIVVGDWVGELHLDNRQVLRLSRAFGADRAGLRIARMFRDAMKQINLELDSHPELLKVQALTGITLLHRGIIHGIGFEQHPIESKWQQRFYTRYLRLLLRVLHPEGNQQMQNSSEKLFPMRLLISKQALKERFISRENGHQERQNRRKEEAIS; translated from the coding sequence ATGTCAACGTCATCACTTATGAAGATATCTTTACAATCCCTGTGGATTGTCTGGGAACATATATTTGATATCCTGACCCGATTTCGCAGTAAGTCCGTGCAAAAATACGGTATATGTAAATTGTTGGTCAGGCAGCATCAAGGAAAGAGCATGATCTGTCAAGATGGGCATAGGATAGTTGTCGGGGATTGGGTAGGCGAGCTTCATCTGGATAACCGGCAGGTGCTGCGGCTTTCACGTGCGTTCGGTGCAGATCGAGCTGGATTGAGGATAGCACGCATGTTTCGGGATGCCATGAAGCAAATTAACTTAGAACTGGATAGTCATCCAGAGCTATTGAAGGTTCAAGCTCTAACAGGAATAACCCTGCTTCACCGCGGGATCATTCATGGCATAGGGTTTGAACAACATCCTATAGAATCCAAGTGGCAACAACGATTTTATACGAGATATCTGCGCCTTCTGCTTCGTGTCCTCCACCCGGAGGGCAACCAACAGATGCAAAACAGCAGCGAGAAGCTGTTTCCGATGAGGCTCTTGATCAGCAAGCAAGCTCTGAAGGAGCGTTTCATATCACGTGAAAATGGTCATCAGGAACGGCAGAATCGAAGGAAGGAAGAGGCGATTTCATGA
- a CDS encoding AraC family transcriptional regulator, with the protein MNLNEHITLWNHASFKMMDVRYKLLEQGEVLREYYLPASTFLCAVRGRAEIWLDEAKHTVNGVQVLHGGKGARLDISVEERFEYYLIIYKAELSLPAPQEWVRFIAANRPFQIQYGFIPLYSLSLLDKVERMFEMWMKSEPLNKFQARTLFYQFVHELFWQMQRQGIQPVQPDLVSQVLRFMNERYMEPISLDRMADLLDCSTRYLTKLFKNEMNESPMRFLTQVRMGKAAQLLTDTEAQLQEIALLVGYPDAHTLSRSFKKYYGIPPALFRSKQRRSDSVLKLPRVRSRSAIVSRLPLRYSDNGYENRYHLIKKGDLRMYKERRPAAMAAVTLLFCMTLFLSACAGGTNTGNISAGTEGKAVSGQNSTKANSTQSSPTAATKNYTDSQGTVVIPANPQRIVDLTGSFTGNLLALGVKPVGVQVDLLKNPFLKGMMDGVETVGDSFAPEKVLSMQPDLIIVVAAPTMEQTYKELDKIAPVIRLEYGKYSYKEQMLEYGKLAGKEQEAANWLKEWDKKINEYKPQIVKVVGDRTVSILQPYAKGIYAFGDFYARGGEILYGEFGLKAPKIIKEKVLDKHEGYADLSLEQLPEFAGDYIFTSNWGWDNGDPNVVYGSNLWKGLPAVKENHIFHINAEGSYYNDAVSMDAHLAFIAKSFLGK; encoded by the coding sequence ATGAATTTAAATGAGCATATTACGCTATGGAACCATGCTTCATTCAAAATGATGGATGTACGCTATAAGCTTCTGGAGCAAGGGGAAGTATTGCGAGAATACTATCTTCCGGCCAGTACATTCCTATGTGCCGTTCGCGGGCGTGCGGAGATTTGGCTGGATGAAGCTAAGCATACGGTGAACGGGGTTCAAGTGCTGCACGGCGGTAAGGGCGCACGTCTTGATATTTCCGTTGAAGAGCGGTTTGAATATTATTTGATCATTTACAAAGCTGAGCTGTCTTTGCCAGCCCCGCAGGAATGGGTGAGGTTCATAGCGGCGAACAGGCCATTTCAGATTCAGTATGGTTTCATACCGTTGTATTCGCTCTCTTTGCTGGATAAGGTCGAACGTATGTTTGAAATGTGGATGAAGTCAGAGCCGTTGAATAAATTTCAGGCGAGAACGTTGTTCTACCAATTTGTTCATGAACTGTTCTGGCAGATGCAGCGCCAGGGAATCCAACCTGTCCAGCCTGATCTGGTTTCACAGGTGCTTCGGTTCATGAATGAGCGTTATATGGAACCTATTAGCCTGGATAGGATGGCGGATTTACTTGATTGCAGCACGAGGTATTTAACCAAATTGTTCAAGAACGAAATGAATGAAAGCCCTATGCGTTTTCTCACGCAAGTTCGTATGGGTAAGGCCGCGCAGCTTTTAACGGATACAGAGGCCCAGTTGCAAGAAATTGCCTTGCTGGTGGGCTATCCGGATGCGCATACGTTAAGCCGCAGCTTCAAGAAGTACTATGGGATACCGCCTGCGCTATTTAGATCGAAGCAAAGGCGTAGCGATTCAGTTCTGAAATTGCCCCGTGTCCGTTCCCGATCTGCTATTGTATCGCGGTTGCCTCTTCGTTATAGTGATAATGGATATGAGAATCGTTATCACTTAATTAAAAAGGGAGATTTACGTATGTATAAGGAAAGAAGACCTGCCGCTATGGCAGCAGTAACGTTGCTATTTTGCATGACACTATTTCTCAGTGCTTGTGCAGGCGGAACGAATACGGGAAATATCAGCGCTGGCACAGAAGGGAAAGCCGTGTCAGGACAGAATTCAACGAAAGCAAATTCAACGCAGTCTTCACCCACTGCAGCGACTAAAAATTATACGGACAGTCAAGGGACCGTGGTTATACCGGCGAATCCCCAACGGATTGTAGATCTGACGGGTAGTTTTACGGGTAATTTACTGGCGCTTGGCGTCAAACCGGTAGGTGTTCAAGTTGATTTACTTAAGAATCCTTTCCTAAAGGGTATGATGGACGGGGTTGAAACGGTTGGCGACTCCTTTGCCCCGGAGAAAGTTTTGAGCATGCAGCCTGATCTTATCATTGTTGTTGCTGCTCCAACCATGGAGCAGACCTACAAAGAGCTCGACAAGATTGCTCCGGTTATTCGGTTAGAATATGGCAAATATTCTTACAAAGAGCAGATGCTCGAATACGGAAAGCTTGCAGGAAAGGAGCAAGAGGCAGCCAATTGGTTGAAAGAGTGGGACAAGAAAATCAATGAATACAAACCGCAAATTGTAAAAGTTGTAGGCGACAGGACGGTTTCAATCCTTCAGCCTTATGCCAAAGGGATCTATGCATTTGGTGACTTTTACGCCAGAGGCGGGGAAATTCTCTATGGGGAGTTTGGCTTGAAAGCCCCCAAGATAATTAAGGAAAAAGTCCTTGATAAACATGAAGGCTACGCCGATTTATCCCTTGAGCAACTGCCCGAATTTGCTGGCGATTATATCTTTACGAGCAATTGGGGATGGGACAACGGTGATCCGAATGTTGTTTATGGCAGCAACTTATGGAAGGGCCTCCCTGCCGTGAAAGAGAATCACATTTTCCATATCAATGCCGAAGGTTCATATTACAATGATGCTGTATCAATGGACGCTCATTTGGCGTTTATTGCGAAAAGCTTCCTTGGGAAATGA
- a CDS encoding UbiD family decarboxylase: MYQNLEECLIDLEKHGHLVRIGEEVDPYLEMAAIHMKVYEAGGPALLFEKVKGSKFRAVSNLFGTLERSKFIFRKNWEDVQNVIALRQDPIKALKNPFTHVRNGLTAVKALPLKKSSSLPVSAQEINISDLPLIQHWLKDGGAFVTLPQVYSEDPDNAGIMNANLGMYRIQLNGNDYELNKEIGVHYQIHRGIGVHQDKATKKGEPLKVSIFIGGPPAHTLSAVMPLPEGLSEVTFAGMLAGRRFRYSYIDGYCISNDADFVITGDIYPGETKPEGPFGDHLGYYSLTHEFPLMRVHKVYARENAIWPFTVVGRPPQEDTSFGALIHELTGDAIKQEIPGVKEVHAVDAAGVHPLLFAIGSERYTPYQQVKQPAELLTIANRILGTGQLSLAKYLFITAEDKQPLDSHKESQFLAYILERIDLHRDIHFQTHTTIDTLDYSGTGLNQGSKVVFAASGEKIRDLCAEVPEPLKGLPTFTNPRFIMPGIVALQGPQFATYEDAQKEWQELSANLQLQGSMPSCPMIILCDDSDFLSETINNFLWVTFTRSNPSHDIHGVNSYYDNKHWGCDNLIIDARIKPHHAPPLIADPTVEANIQRLFVQGGSLAGVKIK, encoded by the coding sequence ATGTATCAAAACTTAGAAGAATGCCTGATTGATTTGGAGAAACATGGCCATTTGGTTCGTATTGGGGAAGAGGTAGACCCTTATCTCGAGATGGCTGCCATCCATATGAAAGTGTATGAAGCGGGCGGACCTGCCCTATTATTTGAAAAGGTGAAAGGGTCGAAATTCAGGGCTGTTTCTAACTTGTTCGGGACTTTGGAGCGAAGTAAGTTTATTTTCCGCAAAAACTGGGAGGATGTCCAGAACGTTATTGCCCTTAGGCAAGATCCGATCAAGGCGCTAAAAAACCCTTTTACTCATGTTCGTAACGGGTTAACGGCTGTCAAAGCGCTGCCTTTGAAGAAATCTTCGAGTTTACCTGTAAGTGCGCAGGAAATTAACATTTCGGATTTGCCGCTCATCCAGCATTGGCTGAAGGACGGAGGCGCATTTGTCACGCTGCCCCAGGTCTATAGTGAAGATCCGGACAACGCGGGAATTATGAACGCTAATCTGGGCATGTATCGGATACAGTTGAATGGGAATGACTATGAGTTGAATAAGGAAATTGGCGTTCACTACCAAATTCATCGCGGGATTGGGGTTCATCAAGACAAAGCGACGAAGAAAGGCGAGCCTTTGAAAGTTAGTATTTTCATTGGAGGGCCTCCTGCTCACACGCTATCTGCGGTAATGCCGCTGCCGGAGGGATTAAGCGAAGTCACATTTGCAGGTATGCTGGCGGGGCGACGCTTTCGCTATAGCTATATAGACGGGTATTGTATTAGCAACGATGCTGATTTCGTAATCACAGGCGACATTTATCCGGGTGAGACCAAGCCAGAAGGGCCTTTCGGCGACCATTTGGGTTACTATAGCTTGACACATGAGTTTCCGTTAATGCGGGTGCACAAGGTTTATGCAAGGGAAAACGCCATTTGGCCATTTACAGTGGTCGGACGTCCACCTCAAGAAGACACATCATTCGGTGCGTTGATTCACGAGTTAACTGGAGATGCCATCAAGCAGGAGATTCCTGGTGTCAAAGAAGTGCATGCTGTAGATGCGGCTGGCGTGCATCCGCTGCTTTTTGCGATTGGCAGTGAGAGATATACGCCCTACCAACAAGTCAAGCAACCAGCGGAATTGTTGACCATCGCGAATCGTATTCTAGGAACCGGACAGCTTAGTTTGGCCAAGTATTTATTTATTACGGCTGAGGACAAGCAACCTTTGGATAGCCATAAGGAGTCTCAGTTTTTAGCTTATATATTAGAGAGAATCGATCTGCACAGGGATATTCATTTTCAAACCCATACAACCATCGATACGCTGGATTATTCGGGCACTGGCTTGAACCAGGGGAGCAAAGTGGTTTTTGCTGCGAGCGGTGAGAAGATCAGAGACTTGTGTGCAGAAGTTCCGGAACCGTTGAAAGGATTGCCGACGTTCACGAACCCACGTTTCATTATGCCAGGGATCGTAGCGCTGCAAGGCCCGCAATTTGCTACGTATGAGGATGCGCAAAAGGAATGGCAGGAACTGAGCGCAAACCTGCAGCTGCAAGGTTCAATGCCATCCTGTCCGATGATTATCCTGTGTGACGATAGTGATTTCCTAAGTGAAACCATTAATAATTTCCTGTGGGTGACTTTCACACGAAGCAATCCTTCCCATGATATTCACGGGGTAAACAGTTATTACGACAATAAACATTGGGGCTGTGACAATCTGATCATCGATGCCCGTATTAAACCGCATCATGCGCCGCCGCTGATTGCTGATCCTACAGTTGAAGCCAACATTCAACGTTTGTTTGTACAAGGGGGAAGCTTGGCAGGAGTAAAGATCAAATAA
- a CDS encoding polysaccharide deacetylase family protein, whose protein sequence is MIRMLMIVSLDAMILYTMVPFILTRICGWGVLSKGKAGKGVAFTFDDGPDPSYTPDLLDLLQEHDVKATFFVLGKKAEEHPELIRRMHQEGHQIGIHNYIHRSNWILSPWANRREQADRTADIVERITGERPIVYRPPWGLLNIGDLILMRKNYRIVLWSVMVGDWKPAVSVEQLKMNLLRRIKPGSIIVLHDSGDTLGANEDAPRQMIAGLKEVLIEVRRKGMECLRTDELLNREARSVGKVGHDTKLPGQAHL, encoded by the coding sequence ATGATACGAATGCTAATGATTGTTTCCCTGGATGCCATGATTCTTTATACGATGGTTCCCTTTATTCTTACCCGCATATGCGGTTGGGGCGTCCTCTCCAAAGGAAAAGCAGGGAAGGGCGTTGCCTTTACTTTCGATGACGGGCCAGATCCTTCCTATACGCCTGATTTGCTGGATTTGCTACAGGAGCATGACGTGAAAGCTACTTTCTTCGTACTCGGCAAAAAGGCGGAAGAACACCCTGAATTGATTCGGCGGATGCATCAGGAGGGGCACCAAATCGGTATTCATAACTACATTCATCGATCCAATTGGATCTTGTCCCCCTGGGCGAATAGACGCGAGCAAGCAGACCGCACAGCGGATATCGTGGAACGAATCACAGGAGAGAGACCCATTGTCTATCGACCGCCATGGGGGCTCCTTAATATAGGTGATCTTATCTTGATGAGAAAAAATTACCGAATTGTCCTCTGGTCCGTCATGGTTGGAGATTGGAAACCAGCGGTCAGCGTAGAACAATTAAAGATGAACTTATTGAGAAGGATTAAGCCTGGCTCCATTATCGTACTTCACGATAGCGGCGATACACTTGGGGCGAATGAAGATGCGCCGCGGCAGATGATCGCAGGGTTGAAGGAAGTTCTAATCGAGGTCCGCAGGAAGGGTATGGAATGCCTGCGAACGGATGAGCTATTGAACAGGGAAGCTAGGAGTGTTGGCAAAGTTGGACACGACACTAAGCTTCCCGGTCAAGCTCATTTGTAG
- a CDS encoding Lrp/AsnC family transcriptional regulator, whose protein sequence is MDHHLDDIDRKIMQLLQHNARMTVSQISKEIAMSQPSVKERMIKLEEKSVISGYSAVFQLRELNRGTTTFILIKTEHCQELVDFCEGAKEVTDLYRISGEYNYLIKVQTASIEELAEFQDSLSKLGPSKSHISMKNILENRILL, encoded by the coding sequence TTGGATCATCATCTAGATGACATTGATAGAAAGATTATGCAGCTGCTTCAGCACAACGCGCGAATGACGGTTTCGCAAATTAGCAAAGAAATAGCGATGTCTCAGCCCTCTGTGAAGGAACGGATGATCAAACTGGAGGAGAAGAGCGTTATTTCCGGGTATAGTGCGGTCTTTCAATTAAGGGAATTGAACCGGGGGACAACTACGTTTATTCTCATAAAAACGGAACACTGCCAGGAGCTTGTGGATTTCTGTGAAGGAGCTAAGGAAGTAACGGATTTATATCGCATAAGTGGAGAATATAATTATCTCATTAAAGTGCAGACCGCTTCCATAGAGGAACTCGCCGAGTTCCAGGATTCTCTGAGCAAACTAGGACCCTCCAAGTCTCATATCAGTATGAAAAACATATTGGAGAACAGGATTTTGCTGTAG
- a CDS encoding sensor domain-containing protein yields MNQIIRKHMRNFCFLLLTFATGLFYLCFYLVGITLGIAMAFTLVGLPILSYVLSTTSRFVQYERIQTKIYTDISTCDMPSRSRTQGSLWEQVKMEFLDARNWKAIFWLMLKFVIGLVCLICIVLFYVAPFIFLLAPVMYLWIDLTFVGMEIRTFGASLLVMLAGVLYLWIGPYLGSILVKWVGGYTRRIVGSFVRNQKRE; encoded by the coding sequence ATGAACCAAATCATCCGGAAACATATGAGAAACTTCTGTTTTTTACTGCTTACTTTTGCGACAGGGCTGTTTTACTTGTGCTTTTATTTAGTAGGCATAACCTTGGGTATCGCAATGGCATTCACCTTGGTGGGGCTTCCTATTCTCTCTTATGTGTTAAGCACGACTAGCAGGTTTGTACAATACGAGCGGATTCAGACCAAAATCTACACCGATATTTCCACCTGCGATATGCCAAGTCGATCAAGAACACAAGGGAGTTTATGGGAACAGGTTAAAATGGAGTTCTTGGATGCTCGGAATTGGAAAGCGATTTTCTGGCTGATGCTGAAATTCGTTATTGGGCTTGTCTGTCTCATTTGTATTGTGCTTTTCTACGTAGCACCCTTTATCTTCTTGTTGGCCCCTGTTATGTATTTGTGGATTGATCTTACCTTTGTCGGAATGGAAATTAGAACATTTGGTGCCTCACTCCTCGTCATGCTTGCAGGTGTCTTATATCTATGGATCGGTCCTTACTTAGGCAGCATTCTGGTAAAGTGGGTTGGCGGCTACACGCGCCGCATAGTTGGATCCTTTGTTCGAAACCAAAAAAGAGAGTAG